In a single window of the Limnochorda sp. L945t genome:
- a CDS encoding MFS transporter — MPPVEAMMDSHPGRPVAPDLRSLLFGAAEASLTMASETLAAVYLPLLAIDLGATPLQVSLVVGLPLLTANALQLVFAPLGEHPASRKRVWLWGSGLMRALWVPLVLLPVLPLPQEAAVELLVVLSALRGTASAVAAPAWTGIMADLTDPSWRGRYFGARNLGINLASFLASLAGGLIVDGAPGTVGYAGAFGLALVLGVMAHLSILPVRVPVGPDAVSAAAAFAWRGVVERGLRPSRWPGSFRRYTLFFWVWTLATFVPGSLYPIYFTDHLEGSRSLWGMANAATYIGLIVLQRWWGRLSDSRGHLPVLVSSGVATSVLAALWPALPHPQWLVPLNFLAGIAWSGYNLAAFNLLLEWTPDEGRPTFVSVFNAGAGVAAAAGPILGSWCAGALGIPVVMVGAALLRVVAALALRGRGPHLRTLPISRLRASAGRPW; from the coding sequence ATGCCGCCGGTAGAGGCCATGATGGACTCTCATCCCGGTCGCCCCGTCGCGCCCGACCTTCGGTCGCTGCTGTTTGGCGCGGCCGAGGCTTCCCTCACCATGGCCAGCGAGACCCTGGCCGCGGTCTACCTGCCGTTGCTGGCCATCGACCTCGGGGCCACCCCGCTGCAGGTGAGCCTGGTGGTCGGGCTCCCGCTGCTCACGGCCAACGCCCTCCAGCTGGTCTTCGCTCCGCTCGGGGAGCACCCCGCCTCGCGCAAGCGGGTCTGGCTGTGGGGCAGCGGCCTCATGCGGGCCCTTTGGGTTCCCCTCGTCCTGCTGCCCGTCCTCCCTCTCCCCCAGGAGGCAGCGGTCGAGCTCCTGGTGGTGTTGAGCGCCCTGCGGGGGACGGCCTCGGCCGTGGCCGCCCCCGCGTGGACCGGCATCATGGCGGATCTGACCGACCCGAGCTGGCGCGGCCGCTACTTCGGCGCCCGCAACCTGGGCATCAACCTCGCGTCGTTCCTGGCCTCGCTCGCCGGCGGCCTGATCGTCGACGGGGCGCCGGGGACGGTGGGGTACGCGGGTGCCTTCGGCCTGGCGCTCGTCCTCGGGGTGATGGCCCACCTCTCCATCCTGCCCGTGCGGGTCCCGGTTGGCCCGGACGCCGTCTCGGCCGCCGCGGCTTTCGCCTGGCGGGGCGTGGTGGAGCGAGGCCTGCGCCCTTCTCGCTGGCCGGGCAGCTTTCGCCGGTACACGCTCTTTTTCTGGGTATGGACGCTCGCCACGTTCGTGCCCGGGTCGCTGTACCCGATCTACTTCACCGACCATCTCGAGGGCTCGCGGTCGCTCTGGGGGATGGCCAACGCCGCGACTTACATCGGACTCATCGTCCTGCAGCGGTGGTGGGGCAGGTTGTCCGACAGCCGCGGCCATCTCCCCGTGCTCGTGAGTTCGGGGGTGGCTACCTCCGTGCTGGCGGCGTTGTGGCCGGCGCTCCCGCACCCGCAGTGGCTGGTTCCGCTCAACTTCCTGGCAGGCATCGCCTGGTCCGGATACAACCTGGCCGCGTTCAACCTGTTGCTGGAGTGGACGCCCGACGAAGGGCGGCCGACCTTCGTCTCCGTCTTCAACGCGGGGGCGGGGGTGGCGGCGGCCGCCGGGCCCATCCTGGGCAGCTGGTGCGCCGGGGCGCTGGGGATCCCGGTCGTCATGGTGGGAGCGGCGCTGCTTCGGGTCGTGGCCGCGCTTGCCCTCCGGGGCCGCGGCCCTCACCTGCGTACTCTCCCTATCTCCCGGTTGCGGGCGAGCGCAGGCCGGCCCTGGTGA
- a CDS encoding arginase family protein, protein MLRGVSIVETDGSVRVQERLVRLYAPRDVVTRPPAGRFRYFMPHSELSTLASELRPARGDVAFLGAGDFHHLTAALLRAYLAAGPAGGPPLALILLDAHPEWSPAPAGYLHCGSWLPEVLAMPELRAVAVLGVGRLEARGLLQPRIVQAIRPAAREGRLRVYPARRSTVQELHAAVWWPDPLVSLEEGLDAVVADVVAFVGEGPVYLSIDKDVVRPEELPGTWGDGEAGQTAVLAMVSELALALPVAGADVTGEYVASLLPQQDPAVKLHEIFNLRLLAALLAGRPVEDGARGRPTARAPLLVRRPAA, encoded by the coding sequence ATGCTGCGAGGTGTCAGCATCGTCGAGACCGACGGTTCGGTGAGGGTGCAGGAGCGCCTGGTGCGCCTGTACGCTCCGAGAGACGTCGTGACCCGACCCCCGGCGGGTCGCTTCCGGTACTTCATGCCCCACTCGGAGCTTTCCACCCTGGCTTCGGAGCTTCGCCCGGCGCGAGGCGACGTGGCGTTTCTGGGAGCCGGAGATTTCCACCACCTGACGGCTGCCTTGCTGCGGGCCTACCTGGCGGCGGGGCCGGCAGGCGGTCCGCCGCTCGCGCTCATCCTGTTGGACGCCCATCCCGAGTGGAGCCCGGCGCCTGCGGGGTACCTCCACTGCGGCTCGTGGCTGCCGGAGGTGCTGGCCATGCCGGAGCTTCGCGCCGTGGCCGTCCTCGGGGTTGGACGGCTCGAGGCCCGGGGATTGCTGCAGCCGCGGATCGTGCAAGCCATCCGGCCGGCGGCCAGGGAAGGCCGGCTGCGGGTCTACCCGGCGCGGCGATCGACCGTGCAGGAGCTCCACGCCGCCGTCTGGTGGCCCGATCCCCTGGTCAGCCTGGAGGAGGGGCTCGACGCGGTCGTGGCCGACGTCGTGGCGTTCGTGGGGGAAGGCCCCGTCTACCTTTCCATCGACAAAGACGTCGTGCGCCCGGAGGAGCTGCCGGGCACCTGGGGAGACGGGGAGGCCGGCCAGACGGCGGTGCTCGCCATGGTGTCGGAGCTCGCGCTTGCGCTACCGGTCGCCGGCGCCGACGTGACGGGCGAGTACGTGGCCTCCCTGCTGCCGCAACAGGACCCTGCGGTGAAGCTGCACGAAATCTTCAATTTGCGCCTGCTGGCCGCCTTGCTCGCCGGGCGCCCCGTGGAGGACGGGGCGCGGGGGCGGCCCACGGCCCGGGCGCCTTTGCTCGTGCGCCGGCCGGCGGCCTGA
- a CDS encoding GerAB/ArcD/ProY family transporter, with product MAFLRSFPSQVVLREPWVARECSETGATFASRREALEGAPISTDRSGLNPAGALSPGSLTPFQVVAVLVNAMVGVEVLSLPRVLARDAGTGAWLAVLVAAAAVVLVTAGITGLGDRMPGLPHTAYLPVLMGPVGGRVALVALALYRLAAVALVARLFGEFVITAVLLKTPIEVSIVVMLALVTYQSRQSIAAFARLQELTFLPLVLLAIVVLAPALQNVRAELLFPLLGEDWRRSVTAAPDVVGSYLGFDTLLFLYGLATPAAYAAGKHRRQARVAALSAVAIATGIYVVVVEAALAVFGQFELAELQWPVLEIVKTIRLPGIIIERMDAPFVGLWVLAVFTTLSAFHFTATHELGAVLNLRAPSSLALPVSIVAFALAMLPPSTLAAEQAGRLVSFGGMGLIVVVTALGLLASWARGAPGRRSRSPAENPGPR from the coding sequence ATGGCTTTCCTCCGGTCGTTCCCTTCCCAGGTTGTCCTGCGTGAGCCCTGGGTCGCACGGGAATGCTCTGAAACGGGAGCAACGTTCGCCAGCCGGAGGGAAGCCCTGGAGGGAGCGCCGATCAGCACCGATCGTTCCGGCCTCAACCCGGCCGGGGCCTTGAGCCCGGGCAGCCTGACCCCGTTCCAGGTCGTTGCCGTCCTGGTCAACGCCATGGTGGGCGTGGAGGTGTTGAGCTTGCCGCGGGTGCTGGCGCGTGATGCCGGCACCGGTGCCTGGCTCGCGGTACTGGTGGCCGCGGCGGCCGTGGTGCTGGTGACCGCGGGGATCACCGGGCTCGGCGACCGGATGCCAGGTCTGCCGCACACGGCCTATTTGCCCGTGCTGATGGGGCCGGTGGGCGGGAGGGTGGCGCTCGTCGCCCTGGCGCTCTACCGGCTGGCGGCGGTGGCGCTCGTAGCCCGCCTGTTCGGGGAGTTCGTCATCACGGCGGTCCTGCTGAAGACCCCGATCGAGGTCTCCATCGTCGTCATGCTCGCGCTCGTGACCTACCAGTCCCGCCAGTCCATCGCGGCGTTCGCCCGGCTCCAGGAGCTCACCTTCCTGCCCCTGGTGCTCCTGGCCATCGTCGTGCTGGCTCCGGCCCTGCAAAACGTACGCGCTGAACTCCTCTTCCCGCTCCTGGGAGAGGATTGGCGTCGCTCGGTGACGGCCGCACCGGACGTCGTGGGTTCCTACCTGGGCTTCGATACCCTCCTGTTCCTGTACGGGCTCGCCACCCCTGCGGCCTACGCGGCCGGCAAGCACCGCCGCCAGGCCCGCGTCGCCGCCCTCTCGGCCGTCGCCATCGCCACAGGCATCTACGTGGTAGTGGTCGAGGCGGCGCTCGCCGTCTTCGGCCAGTTCGAGCTGGCGGAGCTCCAGTGGCCGGTGCTCGAGATCGTCAAGACCATCCGCCTGCCCGGCATCATCATCGAGCGAATGGACGCTCCTTTCGTGGGGCTGTGGGTGCTGGCCGTCTTCACGACGCTCTCCGCCTTCCACTTCACGGCGACCCACGAGCTGGGGGCCGTGCTCAACTTGAGGGCCCCTTCCTCCCTGGCGCTGCCGGTCTCCATCGTGGCCTTCGCGCTGGCGATGCTCCCGCCCTCCACCCTCGCCGCCGAGCAGGCCGGCCGGCTGGTGAGCTTTGGGGGGATGGGACTCATCGTCGTGGTGACGGCGCTGGGGCTGCTGGCTTCGTGGGCGCGGGGAGCGCCCGGGCGACGCTCGCGGTCACCGGCAGAAAACCCGGGGCCGCGGTGA
- a CDS encoding Ger(x)C family spore germination protein, which yields MNARMPRHIGVVAGVALLAVLAGGCWDREEINQRTLVLALGLDRGPRPGMYTVSAQIAVPGGIPLGLGGGATGAGGQAKPPAMVIASTGHTVEEALFHLTRRVEWPMFLGHLRLVAISEEIARQGVRPILDTLRRDPQVRRLVWLVVTQGQARRLLEARSPLERVAVFFVANMLETLTRAGNMARIDLGEFGVRLANPGEDPTAPLLRVRGSDVQWRGIAVFSEDRMVGTLDPRETHLALSLRSGGPDRTEMELMVQGSRVRLRNFNRQTRIRPVPQRGQPRVSVRVQYEANVAEVEGPLQMSRPEVLHQIERIAASDQRARLHQALRHLQRLGADPLGYGEQFRAFAPQAWKQIEGTDYFRTLPVDIQVRVAIRRVGMVQK from the coding sequence GTGAACGCTAGGATGCCCCGGCACATCGGGGTCGTGGCCGGCGTCGCCTTGCTGGCCGTCCTGGCCGGCGGCTGCTGGGATCGCGAGGAGATCAACCAGCGCACCCTGGTGCTCGCCCTCGGCCTGGACCGGGGCCCCCGGCCCGGCATGTACACGGTGAGCGCCCAGATCGCCGTACCCGGGGGCATCCCTCTGGGGTTAGGAGGAGGGGCAACGGGTGCGGGCGGCCAGGCCAAGCCCCCGGCCATGGTGATAGCGTCCACCGGCCATACGGTCGAGGAGGCGCTGTTTCACCTGACCCGCCGCGTCGAGTGGCCGATGTTCCTCGGCCACCTCCGTCTGGTCGCCATTTCCGAGGAAATCGCCCGGCAGGGGGTCCGCCCGATCCTGGACACACTGCGTCGCGATCCGCAAGTGCGCCGCCTGGTGTGGTTGGTGGTCACGCAGGGGCAGGCTCGCCGGTTGCTCGAGGCCCGTTCCCCCTTGGAGCGGGTGGCGGTCTTCTTCGTCGCCAACATGCTCGAGACGCTCACCCGCGCCGGCAACATGGCGCGCATCGACCTGGGAGAGTTCGGGGTGCGGCTTGCCAATCCCGGCGAGGATCCCACGGCGCCCCTGCTGCGGGTCAGGGGAAGCGACGTGCAATGGCGTGGCATTGCGGTGTTTAGCGAGGACCGGATGGTGGGCACGCTGGATCCCAGGGAAACGCACCTCGCCCTGAGCCTCCGCTCGGGGGGCCCCGACCGCACGGAGATGGAGCTGATGGTGCAGGGCAGCCGGGTGCGGTTGCGCAACTTCAACCGGCAGACCCGTATCCGGCCGGTGCCCCAAAGGGGGCAGCCCCGCGTGTCGGTACGCGTGCAGTACGAAGCCAACGTGGCGGAGGTCGAAGGACCGCTCCAGATGTCCCGCCCTGAGGTGCTGCATCAGATCGAGCGGATCGCCGCGTCCGACCAGCGGGCACGGCTGCACCAGGCGCTGCGTCACCTTCAGCGGCTGGGAGCCGATCCCTTGGGCTACGGGGAGCAATTCCGTGCCTTCGCCCCGCAGGCATGGAAGCAGATCGAAGGGACGGACTACTTCCGCACCCTGCCCGTGGACATCCAGGTCCGCGTGGCCATTCGCCGGGTTGGGATGGTGCAGAAGTGA
- a CDS encoding heavy metal translocating P-type ATPase, translated as MERKATIDIGGMTCATCAARIEKRLNKTGGVKGATVNFALEKAVVEFDPELVRAPELVEAVHSLGYQVRTGQRRYRIRGMSCASCAQRIETALQRLPAVVKATVNFAAETATVEYIGELADDEVIRAVKAQGYGAIPAEEGQVDREKEQREREIRHQQRMLVLSAALSTPLLLYMFGELIAGFGRLLPGVLFNPWFQLALATPVQFVAGWQFYRDSYHTLRNRSANMSVLVAMGTSAAYLYSVIVTVAGPLVPGAHHVYFETSALIVTLIILGKYLEARAKGRASEAIRKLVGLQAKTARVLRDGAEVEVAVEQVQVGDRVVVRPGEKIPVDGVVIEGASAVDESMITGESLPVDKKVGDRVIGATLNRTGSFVFEATRVGKETALAQIIKIVEEAQGSKAPIQRYADRVSAYFVPAVIAIAAVTFAVWYLAADPGNFTRALVNFVAVLVIACPCAMGLATPTSIMVGTGKGAERGILIKGGEYLELAHELNVVVLDKTGTITRGKPALTDVVPLGAGDGGPEAARRLLALAASAETGSEHPLGQAIVEAARQEGLSLERVHAFEAVAGQGVRAVVGDERREVLIGTRRLLEGRGIDLAALEPEAVRLEQQGKTAMLVAIDGRPAGVVAVADTVKPGSAAAVRQLQQMGIEVYMITGDNRRTAAAIARQVGIDEAHTLAEVLPDQKAAKVKELQGQGKVVGMVGDGINDAPALATADVGFAIGTGTDVAIESSDITLMRGELGGVVDSIRLSRATIRNVRQNLFWALFYNTVGIPVAAAGFMSPVLAGAAMAFSSVSVVSNALRLRRFRFGDTPRPDLRKERTVDGQDAMLAVRDGDRAGRSEGHVPVPR; from the coding sequence ATGGAGCGGAAGGCGACCATCGACATCGGCGGCATGACGTGCGCCACGTGCGCCGCCCGCATCGAAAAGCGCCTCAACAAGACGGGAGGCGTCAAGGGGGCTACCGTCAACTTCGCCCTGGAGAAGGCGGTGGTCGAGTTCGACCCCGAGCTGGTACGCGCGCCCGAGCTGGTGGAGGCGGTCCACTCCCTGGGGTATCAGGTGCGAACCGGGCAGCGCCGCTACCGCATCCGGGGGATGAGCTGCGCCTCGTGCGCCCAGCGGATCGAGACGGCGCTCCAGCGTCTTCCCGCCGTCGTGAAGGCGACGGTCAACTTCGCCGCCGAGACGGCGACTGTGGAGTACATCGGCGAACTGGCCGACGACGAGGTCATCCGGGCGGTGAAGGCCCAGGGGTACGGGGCCATCCCGGCCGAAGAAGGGCAGGTCGACCGGGAGAAGGAGCAGCGGGAGCGGGAAATCCGGCATCAGCAGCGGATGCTGGTCCTCTCGGCCGCGCTGTCGACGCCGCTTCTCCTGTACATGTTCGGCGAACTGATAGCCGGGTTTGGCCGTCTCCTGCCGGGGGTACTGTTCAACCCCTGGTTCCAGCTCGCGCTGGCGACCCCGGTGCAATTCGTGGCCGGGTGGCAGTTCTACCGGGATAGCTACCACACCCTGCGTAACCGCAGCGCCAACATGTCCGTGCTGGTGGCCATGGGCACTTCGGCGGCCTACCTGTACAGCGTGATCGTGACCGTGGCAGGGCCGCTCGTCCCCGGGGCGCACCACGTTTACTTCGAGACGAGCGCGCTCATCGTCACGCTGATCATCCTGGGCAAGTACCTGGAGGCCCGGGCCAAGGGCCGCGCCAGCGAAGCCATTCGCAAGCTGGTGGGCCTGCAGGCCAAGACGGCCCGGGTGCTGCGGGACGGCGCCGAGGTCGAGGTGGCGGTCGAGCAGGTGCAGGTCGGGGATCGGGTCGTGGTGCGCCCCGGCGAGAAGATCCCCGTGGACGGCGTCGTCATCGAGGGGGCTTCGGCCGTCGACGAGTCGATGATCACCGGCGAGAGCCTGCCGGTCGACAAGAAGGTGGGCGACCGGGTCATCGGCGCCACCCTCAACCGGACGGGGAGCTTCGTCTTCGAGGCGACGCGGGTCGGCAAGGAGACGGCACTTGCCCAGATCATCAAGATCGTCGAGGAAGCCCAGGGGAGCAAGGCGCCCATCCAGCGGTACGCCGACCGGGTGTCGGCCTACTTCGTGCCGGCCGTCATCGCCATCGCCGCCGTGACCTTCGCCGTCTGGTACCTGGCGGCCGACCCGGGCAACTTCACCCGGGCCCTCGTCAACTTCGTGGCCGTCCTGGTCATCGCCTGCCCGTGCGCCATGGGGCTTGCCACCCCTACCTCCATCATGGTGGGGACGGGCAAGGGAGCCGAGCGGGGCATCCTGATCAAGGGCGGCGAGTACCTGGAACTGGCCCACGAGCTCAACGTCGTCGTGCTCGACAAGACGGGCACCATCACCCGGGGCAAGCCGGCGCTGACCGACGTGGTGCCGCTGGGTGCAGGCGACGGAGGGCCTGAGGCGGCGCGACGGCTCCTCGCCCTGGCTGCTTCGGCGGAGACGGGCTCGGAGCACCCCCTGGGCCAGGCCATCGTCGAGGCGGCCCGGCAGGAGGGGCTCTCCCTGGAGCGGGTCCATGCGTTCGAGGCGGTGGCAGGCCAGGGCGTGCGGGCCGTGGTCGGCGACGAGCGGCGGGAGGTGCTCATTGGCACCCGGCGCCTGCTCGAGGGCCGCGGCATCGATCTCGCCGCGCTGGAGCCCGAGGCCGTCCGCCTGGAGCAACAGGGCAAGACCGCCATGCTGGTGGCGATCGACGGCAGGCCGGCCGGCGTGGTCGCCGTAGCGGACACGGTCAAGCCGGGGTCGGCCGCCGCCGTGCGCCAGCTCCAGCAGATGGGCATCGAAGTCTACATGATCACCGGGGACAACCGGCGCACGGCGGCCGCCATCGCCCGCCAGGTGGGCATCGACGAGGCGCATACCCTCGCCGAAGTGTTGCCCGACCAAAAGGCGGCCAAGGTGAAGGAGCTCCAGGGACAGGGCAAGGTCGTCGGGATGGTGGGGGACGGCATCAACGACGCTCCGGCGCTCGCCACGGCCGACGTGGGGTTCGCCATCGGCACCGGCACCGACGTCGCCATCGAATCGTCCGACATCACCCTGATGCGGGGCGAGCTGGGCGGGGTCGTCGACAGCATCCGGCTCAGCCGGGCGACGATCCGCAACGTGCGCCAGAACCTCTTCTGGGCCCTGTTTTACAACACGGTCGGGATCCCCGTGGCGGCCGCCGGCTTCATGAGCCCGGTGCTGGCCGGCGCAGCCATGGCGTTCAGCTCGGTGTCGGTGGTATCCAACGCGCTGCGGCTGCGGCGCTTCCGCTTCGGCGACACGCCGCGGCCGGATCTACGGAAGGAGCGGACCGTCGATGGCCAGGACGCGATGCTTGCCGTGCGGGATGGAGATCGAGCCGGCCGAAGCGAAGGCCACGTCCCAGTACCAAGGTAG
- a CDS encoding spore germination protein, protein MVPRQPGMTGAEDASPRTELTDLIRAVQRESGRQMRLQKGTIGRVGRQAARVLSLTHSLRPEPLDRVCPSVEENLDYLKCTLGDSDDVVFRRFRVGGRSGLQAALVYLDGLVDRASVNRHVLEPVMVRPSTMAVLDRPLDVSFYRQIVLDALLSSSEVMVSPSMTRALDQLLAGEALLFLEGVPEALIIGARGWADRGIEEPIGEAVIRGPRDGFGETLRKNTALIRRRIRDPSLRVQSLRVGRRSRTDVCIVYLEGVANNRLVGELQERLQQIDVDAVLESGTIEQLIESHPWSPFPQLQTTERPDRVASAVLEGRVAVLVDGTPMALILPATFTVFYQTPEDYYERFLVATLVRGIRLLALFASLTFTALYVALVGFHAEMLPTSFAVALAGARASVPFPVAVDALLLEVTMEVVREASVRLPRPIGPTIGIVGTLVIGQALTQAGIVSPVLVIVVAATTIASFALPSYSAAIAYRILKFPVILAAAVLGLYGIMAVLIVILIHLSAMETFGVPYLAPAAPLRFSDLKDTVVRSPLWAMRRRPEMLQPRQAHRMAEQLPRHQPSRPAVETERQGTTPGPVRLQDGQGHDGGER, encoded by the coding sequence ATGGTTCCTCGTCAACCGGGGATGACGGGCGCGGAGGACGCCTCGCCCCGCACGGAACTGACGGACCTGATCCGGGCCGTCCAGAGGGAGTCCGGCCGCCAGATGCGGCTGCAAAAAGGTACCATCGGCCGCGTGGGGCGACAGGCGGCCCGGGTCCTCTCGCTCACCCACTCGCTGCGCCCGGAACCACTGGATCGGGTCTGCCCCAGCGTGGAGGAAAACCTCGACTACCTCAAGTGCACCCTGGGAGACAGCGACGACGTGGTCTTCCGCCGCTTCCGGGTAGGAGGGCGCAGCGGCTTGCAGGCCGCCCTCGTCTACCTGGACGGCCTGGTCGACCGGGCCAGCGTCAACCGCCACGTGCTCGAACCCGTCATGGTACGCCCCTCGACCATGGCGGTGCTCGATCGGCCGCTGGACGTCTCCTTCTACCGGCAGATCGTGCTCGACGCGCTCCTCTCGTCGTCGGAGGTGATGGTCTCCCCCTCCATGACCCGGGCGCTCGACCAGCTCCTGGCGGGCGAGGCCCTGTTGTTCTTGGAAGGCGTACCGGAGGCCCTCATCATCGGGGCACGGGGATGGGCAGACCGGGGGATCGAGGAACCCATCGGAGAAGCCGTCATCCGGGGCCCCCGGGACGGCTTCGGCGAAACCCTCCGGAAAAACACGGCGCTCATCCGCCGGCGCATCCGGGATCCGTCGCTGCGCGTGCAGTCGCTACGCGTCGGCCGGCGCAGCCGCACCGACGTCTGCATCGTCTATCTGGAGGGGGTGGCCAACAACCGGCTCGTGGGCGAACTCCAGGAACGGCTGCAGCAGATCGACGTCGACGCCGTCCTGGAGTCGGGCACCATCGAACAGCTGATCGAGTCGCATCCCTGGTCGCCCTTTCCGCAGCTCCAGACCACCGAACGTCCCGACCGGGTAGCCTCCGCGGTCCTGGAAGGGCGGGTCGCCGTCCTGGTGGACGGCACGCCCATGGCGCTCATCCTGCCCGCCACCTTCACGGTCTTCTACCAGACGCCGGAGGACTACTACGAGCGGTTCCTGGTGGCGACCCTGGTGCGCGGCATCCGGCTGCTGGCCTTGTTCGCCTCGCTCACGTTCACCGCGCTGTACGTGGCCCTGGTGGGCTTCCACGCCGAGATGCTCCCGACCAGTTTCGCCGTGGCGCTCGCAGGAGCCCGGGCCTCCGTGCCTTTCCCCGTCGCCGTCGACGCCCTCCTGCTGGAGGTCACCATGGAAGTGGTGCGCGAAGCCAGCGTACGTTTACCCCGGCCCATCGGCCCGACCATCGGCATCGTCGGCACCCTGGTGATCGGCCAGGCCCTCACCCAGGCCGGCATCGTGAGCCCGGTCCTGGTCATCGTCGTGGCGGCGACGACCATTGCCTCCTTTGCCCTCCCGAGCTACAGCGCCGCGATCGCGTACCGGATCCTCAAGTTCCCGGTGATCCTGGCGGCGGCGGTGCTCGGGTTGTACGGCATCATGGCCGTTCTCATCGTCATCCTCATCCACCTGAGCGCCATGGAGACCTTCGGCGTGCCGTACCTGGCGCCCGCGGCCCCGCTGCGCTTCTCGGATCTGAAGGATACGGTCGTGCGGAGCCCGCTTTGGGCCATGCGTCGCAGGCCGGAGATGCTCCAACCCAGGCAGGCGCACCGGATGGCCGAGCAGCTACCCCGCCACCAGCCGAGCCGTCCTGCCGTCGAAACAGAGCGGCAGGGCACGACACCCGGGCCGGTGCGACTACAGGACGGGCAGGGCCACGACGGAGGTGAACGCTAG
- a CDS encoding YHS domain-containing protein produces the protein MARTRCLPCGMEIEPAEAKATSQYQGRTYYFCSTGCKTAFDRDPGRYAGGAGGEGESSRHQPHGLHHGTR, from the coding sequence ATGGCCAGGACGCGATGCTTGCCGTGCGGGATGGAGATCGAGCCGGCCGAAGCGAAGGCCACGTCCCAGTACCAAGGTAGGACATACTACTTTTGCTCGACCGGCTGCAAGACGGCCTTCGACCGGGACCCCGGCCGGTACGCCGGCGGCGCCGGGGGTGAGGGAGAGAGCTCCCGCCACCAGCCCCACGGGCTCCATCACGGGACCCGTTGA
- a CDS encoding response regulator transcription factor, whose protein sequence is MTRILLAEDDESSARLLEKYLTARGYRVVRAEDGRMALQRFLEVEPDLVLLDVRMPEMDGWTVLSEIRSLSNVPIIMVTVHNQTTDKVRGLTGGADDYVTKPFDLPELAARIEAVIRRHQGAPQPAGAAAGGSTAAAGGAGSPAALQEATPAAATEERRWQAGSLVVDDRRKEVWVRGRRLHLSRKEYEVLSLLVQEPGRVYSTEEIVQRAWPERSDATAEDVKKYVYLLRSKIEAHPERPVIIETVRGFGYRVAPDTAPDPPPASGEAPGGPAPDRADEQATDSARR, encoded by the coding sequence GTGACGCGCATCTTGCTGGCCGAGGACGACGAGAGCTCGGCGCGCCTGTTGGAGAAGTACCTGACGGCCAGGGGTTACCGGGTGGTGCGGGCCGAGGACGGCCGGATGGCCTTGCAGCGCTTTCTCGAAGTGGAACCCGACCTGGTCCTCCTCGACGTGCGGATGCCGGAGATGGACGGCTGGACGGTGCTGAGTGAGATCCGGTCGTTGAGCAACGTGCCCATCATCATGGTGACCGTGCACAACCAGACGACCGACAAGGTGCGCGGGCTCACGGGCGGGGCGGACGACTACGTCACCAAGCCGTTCGACCTGCCGGAGCTCGCCGCCCGTATCGAGGCGGTCATCCGCCGCCACCAGGGTGCCCCGCAGCCGGCCGGTGCCGCCGCAGGCGGGAGCACGGCAGCAGCCGGCGGGGCGGGGTCGCCCGCCGCGCTCCAGGAGGCGACCCCGGCGGCCGCCACGGAGGAGCGCCGGTGGCAGGCCGGCTCCCTCGTGGTCGACGACCGGCGCAAGGAGGTCTGGGTGCGCGGGCGGCGGCTCCATCTCTCCCGCAAGGAGTACGAGGTGCTCTCCCTGCTCGTGCAGGAGCCCGGGCGCGTCTACTCGACCGAGGAGATCGTGCAGCGGGCGTGGCCCGAGCGGAGCGACGCCACGGCCGAAGACGTGAAGAAGTACGTCTACTTGCTGCGGAGCAAGATCGAGGCCCACCCCGAGCGGCCGGTCATCATCGAAACCGTACGGGGCTTCGGCTACCGAGTGGCACCCGATACCGCTCCGGACCCGCCACCGGCGTCTGGCGAAGCTCCCGGGGGGCCAGCTCCAGACCGCGCGGACGAGCAGGCCACGGACAGCGCCAGGCGTTGA